A window of Ranitomeya variabilis isolate aRanVar5 chromosome 2, aRanVar5.hap1, whole genome shotgun sequence contains these coding sequences:
- the LOC143808682 gene encoding uncharacterized protein LOC143808682 yields MLYYKYFLPLATPFFFQFVLAVFCTGFGGIHMDYKAKEKAWLGQVEQVFGGSVSAPQSDDRKWEDLRSSIQDLLIKRTKLWWNRAFLERYVAANMIPRGLRVRVIPTFPVEDAQFVSNWEDTCSTCSLALIKLLINLNSNNICELDKLIDSTQSELRSGCPAEKITIFDLNLEKTLDSVVKKIHESQINKFNRDQRDYQQHTVYLWRKAKTSQQRLKSVPSVTSISSLSEQSDTSSYSIITRSGVTGNRARGYHPYKRRTPRSPDQLERDNKVINLSNHVLSPSDLSLLSRGLSFSPVAGIDTFSVIKDLHLFARSVLFKRYFFDDNLHQLFPTEEEQDTLRILEELSSENIAEGVLVYVGLSFGHFRDVLSIHAVYFRRRSYMKVEDKRKE; encoded by the exons ATGTTATATTATAAATATTTTTTGCCGCTGGCTACCCCTTTCTTCTTTCAATTCGtgcttgctgtgttttgcacaggtttcGGTGGTATCCATATGGATTATAAAGCTAAAGAGAAGGCCTGGCTAGGCCAAGTGGAACAAGTGTTTGGGGGCAGTGTGAGTGCTCCACAGTCTGATGATCGCAAGTGGGAGGATCTGCGTTCCTCCATTCAGGACCTATTGATTAAAAGAACCAAATTATGGTGGAACCGTGCGTTCCTTGAAAGATACGTGGCCGCTAACATGATACCAAGGGGACTGAGAGTCCGTGTAATTCCCACTTTTCCAGTGGAGGATGCCCAATTTGTTTCTAACTGGGAAGATACCTGTAGTACATGCTCATTAGCATTAATTAAATTATTGATCAATTTGAACTCAAATAACATATGTGAGTTGGATAAATTGATCGACTCTACACAAAGTGAGCTTCGTTCTGGCTGTCCCGCTGAAAAGATTACTATATTTGATCTTAATTTGGAAAAGACCCTTGACTCAGTGGTCAAGAAGATCCATGAATCCCAAATTAATAAATTTAATCGTGACCAAAGGGATTATCAGCAACATACTGTATACCTATGGAGGAAGGCGAAAACTAGTCAACAACGTCTTAAAAGTGTACCATCAGTGACCTCCATCTCTTCTTTGAGTGAACAGTCCGATACTTCCTCATATTCAATCATCACAAGATCTGGTGTTACTGGCAATAGAGCACGGGGTTACCACCCGTATAAGAGACGGACCCCCCGTTCACCCGACCAATTAGAGAGGGACAATAAGGTGATTAACCTTAGTAACCATGTTCTTTCTCCATCTGACCTTTCTCTTTTAAGTAGAGGCCTTTCTTTTTCCCCGGTGGCGGGTATTGACACTTTTTCGGTGATTAAAGATCTTCACTTGTTTGCTCGGTCTGTATTATTTAAACGTTATTTCTTTGACGATAACCTTCACCAACTTTTCCCTACAGAGGAGGAGCAGGATACATTGAGGATTCTTGAGGAGCTCTCCAGTGAAAATATCGCGGAGGGAG TTCTAGTGTATGTAGGCTTGTCTTTCGGCCATTTCCGTGATGTCCTTTCCATCCATGCTGTGTATTTTCGGAGAAGGTCTTATATGAAGGTGGAAGATAAAAGAAAAGAATGA